From one Mycobacterium colombiense CECT 3035 genomic stretch:
- the hpf gene encoding ribosome hibernation-promoting factor, HPF/YfiA family, which yields MDSGQILDQPPVTDGQAPPTTTADVVFKGRNVEIPDHYRLYVSQKLARLERFDRSIYLFDVELKHAPNRRQRKSCQRVEITARGRGPVTRAEACANSFYAAFESAVDKLENRLRRVKDRRKVHYGDKTPVSLAAATAVPPPAPSGTAAQAPSAEHDGTESDHEPGRIVRTKEHPATPMTVDDALYEMELVGHDFFLFHDKQTERPCVVYRRHAYDYGLIRLG from the coding sequence GTGGATTCCGGTCAGATTCTGGACCAACCGCCCGTCACCGACGGGCAAGCCCCACCGACAACCACCGCCGACGTTGTGTTCAAGGGCCGCAACGTAGAGATCCCCGATCATTACCGTCTGTACGTCTCGCAAAAACTCGCCCGCCTCGAGCGGTTCGATCGCTCCATCTACCTCTTCGACGTCGAGCTCAAGCACGCGCCCAACCGGCGTCAGCGCAAATCCTGTCAGCGCGTGGAGATCACCGCCCGCGGCCGCGGCCCGGTGACACGCGCGGAGGCATGCGCCAACAGTTTTTATGCCGCGTTCGAATCCGCGGTCGACAAGCTGGAGAACCGGCTGCGCCGCGTCAAGGACCGCCGCAAGGTTCACTACGGGGACAAGACGCCCGTGTCACTGGCCGCCGCCACCGCGGTGCCGCCGCCCGCGCCGTCGGGCACCGCGGCGCAGGCGCCGTCGGCCGAGCACGACGGCACCGAGTCCGACCACGAGCCCGGACGGATCGTGCGGACCAAGGAGCACCCGGCCACGCCGATGACGGTCGACGACGCGCTCTACGAGATGGAGCTCGTCGGGCACGACTTCTTCTTGTTCCACGACAAGCAGACCGAACGGCCCTGCGTGGTCTACCGACGGCACGCCTACGACTACGGCTTGATCCGACTGGGCTGA